A single genomic interval of Sceloporus undulatus isolate JIND9_A2432 ecotype Alabama chromosome 2, SceUnd_v1.1, whole genome shotgun sequence harbors:
- the LOC121923586 gene encoding interferon beta-like, translated as MVKRKDMVQRCNQHQGICPKNPPSRFCTAANIYIPSIAVMITKSCLLHFCLMMFFFIEILSEGCGDLHNKLQEANKANLELLNTKMGSTIPLQCVDDVINFSSNPNEENLPSIYEFEEQNATVAIDEILQQILYLFNQNHSKLSWDENSITIFKVGVEQEIGKLTPCLNERMDELRGKVKRYFERVNDLLKNKDYSLCAWEIVQMEVRQCLIVIDQLITRLPKEAPVIVVEVNEKDEDTDTNTDTDTDTDTEEKKEPETPGPCTPQGNSNAEPKQDTQPAINLPAVIDTVLEAQRQQLNDVAT; from the exons ATGGTGAAAAGGAAAGACATGGTTCAAAGATGCAACCAACACCAAGGGATCTGCCCCAAGAATCCACCTTCCAGGTTCTGCACTGCGGCAAATATCTATATTCCTTCCATCGCTGTCATGATCACAAAGAGTTGCCTTCTGCACTTCTGCCTCATGATGTTCTTCTTCATTGAAATTTTGTCTGAGGGCTGCGGTGAtcttcacaacaaactacaagaaGCCAATAAGGCGAACTTGGAACTTCTGAACACTAAAATGGGATCAACCATTCCCTTACAATGTGTAGATGATGTGATCAACTTCTCATCCAATCCCAATGAAGAGAATCTCCCAAGCATTTATGAATTCGAGGAACAGAATGCCACAGTGGCCATAGATGAAATCCTCCAACAGATACTTTACCTCTTCAATCAAAACCATTCCAAATTGTCCTGGGATGAGAACTCCATTACCATTTTCAAGGTTGGAGTGGAGCAGGAAATTGGGAAGTTGACACCATGCTTGAATGAAAGGATGGATGAGCTGAGAGGGAAAGTGAAAAGATACTTTGAACGAGTCAATGACCTCCTGAAAAATAAGGACTACAGCCTGTGTGCCTGGGAGATCGTCCAGATGGAAGTCAGACAGTGCTTGATAGTGATTGATCAACTCATCACAAGGCTCCCAAAGGAAG CTCCTGTTATAGTAGTGGAGGTGAATGAGAAAGATGAAGATACAGATACaaatacagatacagatacagatacagatacagaagaaaagaaagaacctgAGACCCCAGGACCATGTACTCCACAAGGAAACTCAAATGCAGAGCCCAAACAGGATACACAGCCGGCGATAA ATTTGCCTGCAGTCATAGATACTGTGCTCGAAGCACAACGGCAACAGCTGAATGATGTAGCAACTTGA
- the LOC121920526 gene encoding interferon beta-like — protein MLTKGWLLHIALAMVLVIEASAQDCGQLLTRLREANQAHLELLNSKMGSTQQCNDDLISYSPKEDLPTNIGVSEEENAKAAIQEALQQTGHIFRQNSTALAWDEDSISAFRAGLDQQSENLKSCLSTSPRSQRTQLTRLKVKRYFRSLSDLLKEKAYSRCAWEIVQIQVKQCFLWIEMIIQLIPNEGTVYIF, from the coding sequence ATGCTCACCAAAGGCTGGCTTTTGCACATTGCCCTTGCAATGGTCCTGGTCATTGAAGCTTCAGCTCAGGACTGTGGCCAACTGCTCACTAGGCTACGGGAAGCCAACCAGGCCCACCTGGAGCTTCTGAACAGCAAAATGGGGTCCACCCAGCAGTGCAACGATGATCTAATCAGCTACTCTCCCAAGGAGGATCTCCCCACCAATATTGGTGTCTCTGAGGAGGAAAATGCCAAGGCAGCCATTCAAGAAGCCCTCCAGCAAACAGGCCACATCTTCAGGCAGAACTCTACTGCATTGGCTTGGGATGAGGATTCCATAAGCGCTTTCCGTGCTGGACTGGATCAGCAAAGTGAGAACCTGAAGAGCTGCTTGAGTACATCTCCAAGGAGTCAGAGAACTCAGCTCACCAGGCTGAAAGTGAAAAGATACTTCCGAAGCCTGAGTGACCTCCTGAAAGAGAAAGCATATAGCCGGTGTGCCTGGGAGATTGTCCAGATCCAAGTCAAGCAATGTTTTCTCTGGATTGAGATGATCATCCAACTGATACCAAATGAAGGTACTGTGTATATATTTTGA
- the LOC121920527 gene encoding uncharacterized protein LOC121920527 produces the protein MLTKGWLLHIALAMVLVIEASAQDCGQLLTRLREANQAHLELLDSKMGSTQQCNDDLISYSPKEDLPTNIGVSEEENVKAAIQEALQQTGHIFRQNSTAMAWDEDSISAFRAGLDQQSENLKSCLSASPRSQRLQLTRLKVKRYFRSLSDLLKEKVYSQCAWEIVQIQVKQCFLWIEKLIQVVPNEAHLQSLIHCSAIQKKPLTLSNPTMITKVWLLDICLTVLLLTETLSQNCNHLRKSLLEDNKENLGVLRNQMGSVFPLQCLNDIISFSSQPEEENLQNIFELQKENATVALHEILKQILCIIGQNHTKLSWDESSIGVFKIGLNQEIDKLKPCLGEDEEDVRETVKAYFKRIKDFLKEGEYSQCSWEVVQIEISRFFVVMGQLIRKLQTKETVVEPEADETETGTTARPCLLPGIFGFAQGCSRLRGKLHETNQDNLELLSTRMGTSIPRICINEVIKFSSRLDENKLPSINEFQPENATVAIDEILQQIIYTLSQKHDDLSWDDKSVSVFKLGLAQEIVTLGPCLHGGMDDTRKAVRNYFRHINNLLKDKEYSMCAWKIVQMEIRQCLTVIDQLIARLPKQSSCAHTHEGSH, from the exons ATGCTCACCAAAGGCTGGCTTTTGCACATTGCCCTTGCAATGGTCCTGGTCATTGAAGCTTCAGCTCAGGACTGTGGCCAACTGCTCACTAGGCTACGGGAAGCCAACCAGGCCCACCTGGAGCTTCTGGACAGCAAAATGGGGTCCACCCAGCAGTGCAACGATGATCTAATCAGCTACTCTCCCAAGGAGGATCTCCCCACCAATATTGGTGTCTCTGAGGAGGAAAATGTCAAGGCAGCCATTCAAGAAGCCCTCCAGCAAACAGGCCACATCTTCAGGCAGAACTCTACTGCAATGGCTTGGGATGAGGATTCCATAAGCGCTTTCCGTGCTGGACTGGATCAGCAAAGTGAGAACCTGAAGAGCTGCTTGAGTGCATCTCCAAGGAGCCAGAGACTTCAGCTCACCAGACTGAAAGTGAAAAGATACTTCCGAAGCCTGAGTGACCTCCTGAAAGAGAAAGTGTACAGCCAGTGCGCCTGGGAGATTGTCCAGATCCAAGTCAAGCAATGTTTTCTCTGGATTGAGAAACTCATCCAAGTGGTCCCAAATGAAG CTCATCTGCAGTCACTGAT ACACTGCTCTGCAATCCAGAAAAAACCCCTCACTCTTTCCAACCCCACCATGATCACAAAGGTTTGGCTCCTTGACATTTGCCTTACAGTGTTGCTCCTTACTGAAACTTTGTCCCAAAATTGTAATCACCTTCGCAAAAGCCTTCTGGAAGATAACAAGGAGAACTTGGGAGTTTTGAGAAATCAAATGGGATCGGTTTTTCCTCTACAGTGCTTGAATGATATAATTAGCTTTTCATCCCAACCTGAAGAAGAAaatctccaaaatatttttgaactcCAGAAGGAGAATGCCACAGTGGCCCTCCATGAAATCCTCAAACAGATACTTTGCATCATCGGTCAAAACCATACCAAATTGTCTTGGGATGAGAGTTCCATTGGTGTTTTTAAGATTGGATTGAACCAGGAAATTGACAAATTGAAACCATGCTTGGGTGAAGATGAAGAGGATGTCAGGGAGACAGTGAAAGCGTATTTCAAGCGAATCAAGGATTTCCTGAAAGAAGGGGAGTACAGCCAGTGCTCCTGGGAGGTGGTCCAAATTGAAATTAGTCGATTTTTTGTGGTGATGGGTCAACTCATCAGAAAGCTTCAGACAAAAG AAACTGTTGTGGAACCTGAAGCAGATGAAACTGAAACTGGGACTACAGCACGCCCATGTCTCTTACCAGGGATATTTG GATTTGCTCAGGGCTGTAGCCGACTTCGTGGAAAGCTACATGAAACCAACCAGGATAATTTGGAACTTCTGAGTACCAGAATGGGaacaagcattccccgaataTGCATCAATGAAGTCATCAAGTTCTCATCCAGATTAGATGAAAACAAGCTCCCGAGCATTAATGAATTCCAGCCAGAGAATGCCACGGTGGCCATAGATGAAATCCTCCAACAGATCATTTACACCTTGAGTCAAAAACACGATGATTTGTCTTGGGATGACAAATCTGTATCTGTTTTCAAGCTGGGATTGGCCCAGGAAATTGTGACACTGGGACCATGTTTGCATGGAGGAATGGATGATACCAGAAAGGCAGTAAGAAACTACTTCAGACATATCAATAATCTTCTGAAAGACAAGGAGTACAGCATGTGTGCCTGGAAGATTGTCCAGATGGAGATTAGACAATGTTTAACAGTGATTGATCAACTCATCGCAAGACTCCCGAAACAAAG CTCCTGTGCCCATACCCATGAAGGATCACATTGA
- the LOC121920528 gene encoding interferon beta-like, translating into MLTKGWLLHIALAMVLVIEASSQDCGQLLTRLREANQAHLELLNSKMGSTQQCNDDLISYSPKEDLPTNIGVSEEENVKAAIQEALQQTGHIFRQNYTALAWDEDSIRAFRAGLDQQSENLKSCLSASPRSQRTQLTRLKVKRYFRSLSDLLKEKAYSRCAWEIVQIQVKQCFLWIEMIIPIIPRYGMEEQIPLQI; encoded by the coding sequence ATGCTCACCAAAGGCTGGCTTTTGCACATTGCCCTTGCAATGGTCCTGGTCATTGAAGCTTCATCTCAGGACTGTGGCCAACTGCTCACTAGGCTACGGGAAGCCAACCAGGCCCACCTGGAGCTTCTGAACAGCAAAATGGGGTCCACCCAGCAGTGCAACGATGATCTAATCAGCTACTCTCCCAAGGAGGATCTCCCCACCAATATTGGTGTCTCTGAGGAGGAAAATGTCAAGGCAGCCATTCAAGAAGCCCTCCAGCAAACAGGCCACATCTTCAGGCAGAACTATACTGCATTGGCTTGGGATGAGGATTCCATACGCGCTTTCCGTGCTGGACTGGATCAGCAAAGTGAGAACCTGAAGAGCTGCTTGAGTGCATCTCCAAGGAGTCAGAGAACTCAGCTCACCAGGCTGAAAGTGAAAAGATACTTCCGAAGCCTGAGTGACCTCCTGAAAGAGAAAGCATATAGCCGGTGTGCCTGGGAGATTGTCCAGATCCAAGTCAAGCAATGTTTTCTCTGGATTGAGATGATCATCCCAATCATCCCAAGATATGGTATGGAAGAGCAAATTCCTTTACAGATATAA